One stretch of Sebastes umbrosus isolate fSebUmb1 chromosome 5, fSebUmb1.pri, whole genome shotgun sequence DNA includes these proteins:
- the LOC119488504 gene encoding 5-hydroxytryptamine receptor 3A produces the protein METGNSKLSCGEGSGPTHESMQAVFDLKPFRPVVNLSNPTISNISFTLYAVLGVNEKTQILTTFLWLRQYWHHEFLVWDPDECDGVTRISLPAKKLWAPDIIVYEFVDDDVSQACPYVYVNHTGHIRWDRMLRLVSSCNLEIFSFPFDVQNCTFTFGSYMHTIRDVRVGPALTFQEMSGNSKRYLEASGEWELVDIVGETSILQFGIDEWDIITFWVVIKRRPVLYVVNLLIPSSFLMLIDILSFYLPPHSVDRASFKMTLILGYTVFLLIMNDLLPSTANGTPIIGIYFSVCLALMVISLLETVIITNVLHHNSMKYQEVPNWVRVVVLKYIATVICYRWPKDVQPSSIPQKDKPESSNGSSGSWIIQPASQTPAQHPTSSGGAAAVPELQQICQYLGDLHAHLTSLQKEGALQEQWCHVGYVLDFLLFRTYLLLITCYALVIICMWCVWINS, from the exons ATGGAAACTggaaacag TAAACTGTCATGTGGAGAAGGCAGTGGTCCAACCCATGAGTCCATGCAGGCAGTGTTTGACCTAAAACCCTTCAGGCCAGTAGTGAACCTCAGCAATCCCACCATATCCAACATCTCCTTCACTCTGTATGCTGTCCTTGGGGTG AATGAGAAAACCCAAATACTCACTACTTTCTTATGGCTGAGACAG TACTGGCACCATGAGTTCTTGGTTTGGGACCCTGATGAGTGTGATGGCGTCACTAGGATTTCTCTCCCTGCGAAGAAGCTCTGGGCTCCAGACATCATCGTGTATGAGTT TGTGGATGATGATGTTTCCCAAGCATGCCCTTACGTCTACGTCAACCATACAGGTCACATCCGCTGGGACAGGATGCTTCGGCTCGTCTCATCCTGCAACCTGGAGATCTTCAGTTTTCCATTTGATGTGCAGAATTGCACATTTACATTTGGTTCCTACATGCACACTA TAAGGGATGTGAGGGTCGGTCCAGCTCTGACTTTTCAGGAGATGTCTGGAAACTCAAAGCGTTATCTGGAAGCCAGTGGAGAGTGGGAGCTGGTGGATATAGTGGGAGAGACCTCCATCCTCCAGTTTGGAATCGACGAGTGGGACATCATAACCTTCTGG GTGGTAATAAAGCGGCGGCCAGTGCTCTACGTGGTCAACCTGCTGATCCCCAGCTCCTTCCTCATGCTCATCGACATCCTGTCCTTCTACCTGCCCCCCCATAGCGTTGACCGCGCCTCCTTCAAGATGACCCTCATTCTGGGCTACACTGTCTTCCTGCTCATCATGAACGACCTGCTGCCCAGCACAGCGAACGGCACACCCATCATAG GTATCTATTTCTCAGTGTGTCTGGCCCTCATGGTCATCAGTCTACTGGAAACAGTCATCATTACCAATGTCCTTCACCACAACTCCATGAAATATCAAGAGGTTCCAAACTGGGTGAGGGTGGTTGTCCTCAAATACATCGCCACCGTCATCTGTTACCGATGGCCAAAGGACGTCCAGCCCTCCTCTATACCACAGAAGGATAAACCTGAAAGTTCAAATGGCAGTTCAGGGTCATGGATCATCCAACCAGCCAGCCAAACACCTGCCCAGCACCCAACCAGCAGCGGAG GTGCAGCTGCTGTGCCTGAACTGCAACAGATCTGTCAATATCTGGGAGACCTTCATGCCCACCTCACTTCACTGCAGAAGGAGGGCGCGCTGCAGGAACAATGGTGCCACGTAGGATATGTCCTCGACTTCCTGCTCTTCCGCACCTATCTGCTGCTCATTACATGTTACGCACTGGTCATCATATGCATGTGGTGTGTCTGGATCAATTCATAG